From a single Arachis hypogaea cultivar Tifrunner chromosome 3, arahy.Tifrunner.gnm2.J5K5, whole genome shotgun sequence genomic region:
- the LOC112734275 gene encoding potassium transporter 25-like isoform X1, with translation MMDLPPPLCPDDEIFREKVQKKKTWKQEILLSFQIVGVVYGQLSTAPLYVFGTMDAGALASEEVVYELFSFIFWTLTIISLLKYASIVLKADDKGEGGTFALYSLLCRNAKVCLLPSDRSANQIMNCEGRTPSKIRARRVIEKSKICHYLLLFLALFGSCMAIGDAVLTPALSVFSASTGVQRSLSDIIADMYPSSRRARESDTVSNALRRYVTVPAACVILVGLFMLQNCGTRKIGFMFAPIISAWLLFIGVVGIYDIFHWDVKIIYKISPVYVFKFIRNFNYHRWKLLGSIILCVGGSEAMFADLGHFSKKSIKITFICLIYPILVLCYAGQAAYISRNLGARDFNHFSQSIPLWCGDPLAGHYCKHVFIILSPLASAVGSQATITASFSIIKQCLALNCFPRVKVIHTSKTIHGQIYIPDVNWLLMILSLTVTISFRDMVKIGYAAGLAIICGMLVTTSLMSLIISLCWEKNLSVSACFLLCFGFVEAVYLSACLLQIHKGAWYLLVLLTMTMTIMLSWHYGTVKKYEFDMQNKVSTEWLVDVSPGLGIARVPGIGFIYTDIVAGIPAFFSHFITNLPAFHQVLIMVSFKSMPVPYVSEGERYLIGRIGPKDYKIYRCIVRYGYCDHIRDTGDFEEHIIRSIGEFISIEERDIESVDAATATNERMIVVGNSSTTHGHNNALVPLDAYEGPAVNNESQISPVPDTEGTSKKKRKKVRFMLPVNSPKIMQPCVRKELLDLIDARESGSAYFLGQSHLVVRDGSNFLKRFLIMVYRFSEKNCREPPVALKIPHAALVEVGMVCTI, from the exons ATGATGGATCTTCCTCCTCCACTGTGTCCTGATGATGAAATCTTCCGTGAGAAGGTTCAG aagaagaaaacatggaagcAAGAGATCCTCCTGTCGTTTCAAATTGTTGGAGTAGTTTATGGTCAACTTAGCACTGCACCGTTATATGTGTTCGGTACAATGGATGCGGGAGCTCTTGCATCGGAGGAGGTCGTTTATGAACTCTTCTCCTTCATTTTCTGGACTTTGACAATCATTTCTTTGCTTAAGTATGCCTCTATAGTGCTCAAGGCTGATGATAAAGGAGAGG GTGGTACGTTTGCGTTGTACTCGCTGTTGTGTAGAAATGCAAAAGTTTGCCTGCTCCCTAGTGATAGAAGTGCCAATCAGATTATGAATTGTGAGGGGAGAACTccttcaaagatcagagcaagaagGGTCATTGAGAAAAGCAAGATCTGTCACTATTTACTGTTGTTCTTAGCCCTCTTTGGTTCCTGTATGGCCATTGGGGATGCAGTGCTCACTCCAGCTCTTTCAG TGTTTTCAGCTTCAACTGGCGTTCAGAGATCCTTATCTGATATAATAGCAGACATGT ATCCATCGTCACGCCGTGCTCGCGAGTCAGACACAGTGTCTAATGCCTTACGCAGAT ATGTAACTGTTCCCGCTGCGTGTGTTATATTGGTTGGCTTGTTCATGTTGCAGAACTGTGGGACGCGTAAAATTGGCTTCATGTTTGCTCCAATTATTTCTGCTTGGCTCTTGTTTATTGGAGTGGTGGGAATTTATGATATTTTCCATTGGGAtgtcaaaatcatttataaaatatCCCCGGTATACGTCTTCAAATTTATCAGAAATTTCAATTATCACAGATGGAAATTGTTAGGAAGCATCATTTTATGCGTGGGAG GATCAGAGGCAATGTTTGCAGACCTAGGCCATTTCTCCAAGAAATCAATTAAA ATTACATTTATATGCTTGATCTACCCGATTCTTGTTTTATGCTATGCCGGTCAGGCTGCATATATCTCCCGGAATTTAGGTGCTAGAGATTTCAACCATTTTAGTCAATCAATACCAC TTTGGTGTGGTGATCCCTTGGCAGGTCATTATTGCAAACATGTGTTCATAATATTATCCCCACTTGCTTCAGCAGTAGGAAGCCAGGCAACCATAACAGCGAGTTTCTCCATCATCAAACAGTGCTTGGCATTAAACTGCTTTCCCAGAGTGAAAGTGATTCACACATCAAAAACAATACACGGCCAGATTTACATTCCTGATGTCAACTGGCTACTGATGATTCTCAGTCTCACGGTCACAATTAGTTTCAGAGACATGGTGAAGATTGGCTATGCAGCAGGTTTGGCTATAATTTGCGGAATGCTTGTAACAACTAGTCTCATGTCACTTATCATCTCATTGTGTTGGGAGAAGAACTTGAGCGTATCCGCGTGCTTTCTGCTATGCTTTGGTTTTGTTGAGGCGGTGTATCTCTCTGCTTGTCTGCTACAGATTCACAAGGGAGCCTGGTATCTGCTTGTTCTTTTGACAATGACAATGACAATCATGCTCTCGTGGCACTATGGAACTGTCAAGAAGTATGAGTTTGATATGCAAAACAAGGTCTCAACAGAATGGCTCGTAGATGTGAGTCCGGGCCTCGGGATCGCCAGGGTGCCTGGGATTGGCTTTATCTACACCGACATTGTAGCAGGAATCCCGGCTTTCTTCTCACACTTCATTACTAATCTTCCCGCCTTCCATCAAGTCCTGATCATGGTATCCTTCAAGTCTATGCCGGTGCCTTATGTCTCCGAAGGCGAAAGGTATCTCATAGGTCGGATTGGCCCAAAAGATTACAAGATTTACCGCTGCATCGTCAGATATGGATACTGCGATCACATCAGGGATACTGGCGACTTTGAGGAGCACATCATTCGTTCCATAGGGGAATTCATTTCCATTGAGGAGAGAGATATTGAATCCGTGGATGCTGCCACCGCCACAAATGAAAGAATGATTGTTGTAGGGAATTCTTCAACAACGCATGGACATAACAATGCTCTAGTTCCTCTGGATGCATATGAGGGTCCAGCGGTGAACAATGAATCTCAGATCAGTCCAGTTCCTGACACGGAGGGTACAAGCAAGAAGAAGCGAAAGAAGGTTCGGTTCATGCTGCCTGTTAATAGTCCTAAAATAATGCAGCCATGTGTGAGGAAGGAACTTTTGGACCTAATTGATGCCAGGGAGAGCGGTAGTGCCTATTTCTTGGGCCAATCGCACCTAGTGGTGCGTGACGGCTCAAACTTTCTCAAGAGATTCTTAATCATGGTCTATCGTTTTAGTGAGAAAAACTGTCGAGAGCCTCCCGTAGCTCTCAAAATCCCTCATGCTGCTCTTGTAGAAGTTGGTATGGTATGTACGATATAG
- the LOC112734275 gene encoding potassium transporter 25-like isoform X2: protein MMDLPPPLCPDDEIFREKVQKKKTWKQEILLSFQIVGVVYGQLSTAPLYVFGTMDAGALASEEVVYELFSFIFWTLTIISLLKYASIVLKADDKGEGGTFALYSLLCRNAKVCLLPSDRSANQIMNCEGRTPSKIRARRVIEKSKICHYLLLFLALFGSCMAIGDAVLTPALSVFSASTGVQRSLSDIIADMYPSSRRARESDTVSNALRRYVTVPAACVILVGLFMLQNCGTRKIGFMFAPIISAWLLFIGVVGIYDIFHWDVKIIYKISPVYVFKFIRNFNYHRWKLLGSIILCVGGSEAMFADLGHFSKKSIKITFICLIYPILVLCYAGQAAYISRNLGARDFNHFSQSIPRHYCKHVFIILSPLASAVGSQATITASFSIIKQCLALNCFPRVKVIHTSKTIHGQIYIPDVNWLLMILSLTVTISFRDMVKIGYAAGLAIICGMLVTTSLMSLIISLCWEKNLSVSACFLLCFGFVEAVYLSACLLQIHKGAWYLLVLLTMTMTIMLSWHYGTVKKYEFDMQNKVSTEWLVDVSPGLGIARVPGIGFIYTDIVAGIPAFFSHFITNLPAFHQVLIMVSFKSMPVPYVSEGERYLIGRIGPKDYKIYRCIVRYGYCDHIRDTGDFEEHIIRSIGEFISIEERDIESVDAATATNERMIVVGNSSTTHGHNNALVPLDAYEGPAVNNESQISPVPDTEGTSKKKRKKVRFMLPVNSPKIMQPCVRKELLDLIDARESGSAYFLGQSHLVVRDGSNFLKRFLIMVYRFSEKNCREPPVALKIPHAALVEVGMVCTI from the exons ATGATGGATCTTCCTCCTCCACTGTGTCCTGATGATGAAATCTTCCGTGAGAAGGTTCAG aagaagaaaacatggaagcAAGAGATCCTCCTGTCGTTTCAAATTGTTGGAGTAGTTTATGGTCAACTTAGCACTGCACCGTTATATGTGTTCGGTACAATGGATGCGGGAGCTCTTGCATCGGAGGAGGTCGTTTATGAACTCTTCTCCTTCATTTTCTGGACTTTGACAATCATTTCTTTGCTTAAGTATGCCTCTATAGTGCTCAAGGCTGATGATAAAGGAGAGG GTGGTACGTTTGCGTTGTACTCGCTGTTGTGTAGAAATGCAAAAGTTTGCCTGCTCCCTAGTGATAGAAGTGCCAATCAGATTATGAATTGTGAGGGGAGAACTccttcaaagatcagagcaagaagGGTCATTGAGAAAAGCAAGATCTGTCACTATTTACTGTTGTTCTTAGCCCTCTTTGGTTCCTGTATGGCCATTGGGGATGCAGTGCTCACTCCAGCTCTTTCAG TGTTTTCAGCTTCAACTGGCGTTCAGAGATCCTTATCTGATATAATAGCAGACATGT ATCCATCGTCACGCCGTGCTCGCGAGTCAGACACAGTGTCTAATGCCTTACGCAGAT ATGTAACTGTTCCCGCTGCGTGTGTTATATTGGTTGGCTTGTTCATGTTGCAGAACTGTGGGACGCGTAAAATTGGCTTCATGTTTGCTCCAATTATTTCTGCTTGGCTCTTGTTTATTGGAGTGGTGGGAATTTATGATATTTTCCATTGGGAtgtcaaaatcatttataaaatatCCCCGGTATACGTCTTCAAATTTATCAGAAATTTCAATTATCACAGATGGAAATTGTTAGGAAGCATCATTTTATGCGTGGGAG GATCAGAGGCAATGTTTGCAGACCTAGGCCATTTCTCCAAGAAATCAATTAAA ATTACATTTATATGCTTGATCTACCCGATTCTTGTTTTATGCTATGCCGGTCAGGCTGCATATATCTCCCGGAATTTAGGTGCTAGAGATTTCAACCATTTTAGTCAATCAATACCAC GTCATTATTGCAAACATGTGTTCATAATATTATCCCCACTTGCTTCAGCAGTAGGAAGCCAGGCAACCATAACAGCGAGTTTCTCCATCATCAAACAGTGCTTGGCATTAAACTGCTTTCCCAGAGTGAAAGTGATTCACACATCAAAAACAATACACGGCCAGATTTACATTCCTGATGTCAACTGGCTACTGATGATTCTCAGTCTCACGGTCACAATTAGTTTCAGAGACATGGTGAAGATTGGCTATGCAGCAGGTTTGGCTATAATTTGCGGAATGCTTGTAACAACTAGTCTCATGTCACTTATCATCTCATTGTGTTGGGAGAAGAACTTGAGCGTATCCGCGTGCTTTCTGCTATGCTTTGGTTTTGTTGAGGCGGTGTATCTCTCTGCTTGTCTGCTACAGATTCACAAGGGAGCCTGGTATCTGCTTGTTCTTTTGACAATGACAATGACAATCATGCTCTCGTGGCACTATGGAACTGTCAAGAAGTATGAGTTTGATATGCAAAACAAGGTCTCAACAGAATGGCTCGTAGATGTGAGTCCGGGCCTCGGGATCGCCAGGGTGCCTGGGATTGGCTTTATCTACACCGACATTGTAGCAGGAATCCCGGCTTTCTTCTCACACTTCATTACTAATCTTCCCGCCTTCCATCAAGTCCTGATCATGGTATCCTTCAAGTCTATGCCGGTGCCTTATGTCTCCGAAGGCGAAAGGTATCTCATAGGTCGGATTGGCCCAAAAGATTACAAGATTTACCGCTGCATCGTCAGATATGGATACTGCGATCACATCAGGGATACTGGCGACTTTGAGGAGCACATCATTCGTTCCATAGGGGAATTCATTTCCATTGAGGAGAGAGATATTGAATCCGTGGATGCTGCCACCGCCACAAATGAAAGAATGATTGTTGTAGGGAATTCTTCAACAACGCATGGACATAACAATGCTCTAGTTCCTCTGGATGCATATGAGGGTCCAGCGGTGAACAATGAATCTCAGATCAGTCCAGTTCCTGACACGGAGGGTACAAGCAAGAAGAAGCGAAAGAAGGTTCGGTTCATGCTGCCTGTTAATAGTCCTAAAATAATGCAGCCATGTGTGAGGAAGGAACTTTTGGACCTAATTGATGCCAGGGAGAGCGGTAGTGCCTATTTCTTGGGCCAATCGCACCTAGTGGTGCGTGACGGCTCAAACTTTCTCAAGAGATTCTTAATCATGGTCTATCGTTTTAGTGAGAAAAACTGTCGAGAGCCTCCCGTAGCTCTCAAAATCCCTCATGCTGCTCTTGTAGAAGTTGGTATGGTATGTACGATATAG
- the LOC112734276 gene encoding potassium channel SKOR, which produces MHGEEGEGGNWTRKKRGLSKQKERWKRLGNRLAMFCGEAEDNSTARGGDVRRQYIIHPDNRLYNIGWKHFILIWAVYSSFFTPMEFGFFRGLPEKIFLLDIAGQLAFLLDIVLRFFVAYRDTHSYCVVSSPSRIAMRCLKSPQFTLDLLGCLPWDYIYKAAGRKEPLRYLLWIRLTRAARVTEFFETLEKDIRINYLFTRIVKLLVVELYCTHTAACIFYYLATTIPPSRESYTWIGSLKMGDFAYSDFRHIDLWKRYITSLYFAIVTMATVGYGDIHAVNVREMIFIMVYVSFDMILGAYLLGNMTALIVKGSKTERFRDTMTEVIKYMNKNNLDKGTSKAIKGHLRLQYHRSYTQPAVLQDIPPSIRSKISINLYEEFIENVPLFKGCSSEFVKQITTKVHEEFFLPGELVLEQGDVADQIYFVCHGELREISSENDSGTDEVVQLKTYDSFGEVSFLCNMPHHSTVIAHELSKVLRLDKQSLKDIVKIYYVDGRVTLNNLLEGKDSGLKRKLLESDLSLTIGNQETELTVRMNCAAYEADLYLLKRLITSGADPNNTDYDGRSPLHISASKGYVDISSFLVEQGVNINLPDKFGTTPLLEAIKNGHEDVAALLVNAGATLTIDDAGNFLCVMVAKKEFDLLKKVLACGINPNAKNYDQRTPLHIAASEGLCAVAELLLGAGASVLCKDRWGNTPLDEARISGDINALKMLQVAKISQLAELSCGIQETKEILPSRNEIPKKRCIVFPFHPWEYDHKERRTDGVVLWVPESIDELIITAMKHLNISNGNCILTEQGGRVLNVDIISNDEKLFLASQVQSAE; this is translated from the exons ATGCATGGCGAGGAGGGTGAGGGAGGAAACtggacaaggaagaagagaggactGAGCAAACAGAAGGAGCGGTGGAAAAGGTTGGGGAATCGGCTGGCGATGTTTTGCGGTGAGGCTGAAGATAATTCCACCGCTCGCGGCGGAGATGTACGGCGGCAATATATTATTCACCCTGACAATCG GTTGTACAACATTGGGTGGAAGCATTTCATACTGATATGGGCGGTCTACTCCTCCTTCTTCACCCCAATGGAGTTCGGATTCTTCAGAGGCCTCCCGGAGAAAATATTCCTGCTAGACATCGCGGGCCAGTTGGCCTTCCTCCTAGACATCGTGCTCCGCTTCTTCGTGGCCTACCGCGACACCCACTCCTACTGCGTGGTCTCCAGCCCCTCCCGCATCGCCATGCGCTGCCTCAAGTCTCCGCAATTCACCCTCGACCTCCTCGGCTGTCTCCCCTGGGACTACATCTACAAGGCAGCCGGCAGGAAGGAGCCGCTCCGCTATCTCCTCTGGATCAGGCTGACCCGGGCCGCCCGCGTCACGGAGTTCTTCGAGACTCTGGAGAAGGACATCCGGATCAACTACCTCTTCACGAGAATCGTGAAGCTTCTCGTGGTGGAGCTCTACTGCACCCACACAGCCGCCTGCATCTTCTACTATCTGGCCACCACCATCCCCCCCTCCCGCGAGTCCTACACTTGGATTGGCTCCCTCAAGATGGGCGACTTTGCCTACTCGGACTTCCGCCACATCGACCTCTGGAAGCGCTACATCACCTCCCTCTATTTTGCTATTGTCACCATGGCTACTGTTGGCTACGGCGATATTCATGCCGTCAATGTCAGAGAGATGATATTCATCATGGTTTATGTCTCCTTTGACATGATTCTTGGCGCTTACCTTCTTGGCAACATGACCGCCTTGATTGTCAAGGGATCCAAAACCGAGAGGTTTAGGGACACCATGACTGAAGTTATCAAATACATGAACAAAAACAATCTTGACAAGGGCACAAGTAAGGCCATCAAGGGCCATTTACGCTTGCAGTATCATCGCAGCTACACACAACCTGCTGTACTTCAGGACATCCCACCCTCTATTCGATCCAAG ATTTCAATTAATTTGTATGAGGAGTTCATTGAGAACGTTCCTCTTTTCAAGGGTTGCTCCTCAGAGTTTGTTAAGCAGATT ACAACCAAAGTTCATGAAGAGTTTTTCCTTCCTGGAGAACTGGTTTTGGAGCAAGGAGATGTAGCTGATCAAATTTACTTTGTATGTCATGGAGAGCTG CGTGAGATAAGCAGTGAAAATGACAGTGGTACAGACGAAGTAGTCCAATTAAAAACCTACGATTCCTTCGGTGAGGTTTCTTTCCTTTGCAATATGCCTCATCATTCCACAGTCATAGCTCATGAGCTTTCCAAGGTTTTGCGACTTGATAAGCAATCCTTGAAGGACATAGTGAAGATATACTATGTAGATGGCCGTGTTACCTTAAACAATCTCCTTGAG GGAAAAGACTCCGGTCTAAAACGCAAGTTGTTGGAATCAGACTTGAGCTTGACTATTGGAAACCAGGAAACAGAGTTGACTGTGAGGATGAATTGTGCTGCATATGAGGCTGACTTATACCTGTTGAAACGTTTGATCACATCCGGGGCAGATCCCAATAACACTGATTATGATGGTAGATCGCCCTTG CATATCTCTGCCTCAAAAGGATATGTAGATATTTCTTCCTTTCTAGTTGAGCAAGGAGTAAATATCAATTTACCAG ATAAATTTGGGACTACTCCCTTGCTAGAAGCCATCAAGAATGGACATGAAGACGTAGCTGCTTTACTAGTTAATGCAGGGGCTACTCTCACTATTGATGATGCCGGCAATTTTCTGTGTGTGATGGTTGCAAAGAAGGAATTTGACCTCTTAAAAAAGGTTCTGGCTTGTGGAATTAATCCAAATGCCAAAAATTATGACCAGCGCACACCTCTTCACATTGCTGCTTCTGAAGGTTTGTGTGCAGTAGCTGAACTACTTCTGGGAGCAGGAGCAAGTGTATTATGTAAGGACAGATGGGGGAATACACCACTTGATGAAGCTCGTATTAGCGGAGATATAAATGCTCTCAAAATGCTTCAAGTTGCCAAAATTTCTCAGTTGGCTGAGTTATCCTGTGGTATTCAAGAAACTAAAG AAATATTGCCATCAAGAAATGAAATTCCGAAGAAGAGATGTATAGTATTTCCTTTCCACCCATGGGAATATGATCATAAAGAAAGGAGAACAGATGGAGTTGTTCTATGGGTCCCGGAAAGCATTGACGAGCTTATAATAACGGCAATGAAACATTTGAACATTTCAAATGGAAATTGTATTTTAACAGAACAAGGAGGCAGAGTTCTAAATGTAGACATAATTAGCAATGATGAGAAGCTATTTCTGGCGAGCCAAGTGCAGAGTGCAGAGTGA
- the LOC112734277 gene encoding UV-B-induced protein At3g17800, chloroplastic, producing the protein MDATTTVVRSPCKASILIGRPSILAPNGCSFARFDSNFRFSSSAKLCTSVAIPKQGQRRVCVGNRRGLVVRAASSPESSESGTKIAPLKLESPVGQFLSEILINHPHLVPAAVDKQLEQLQTDRDADDQKEAPAASGTDLVLYRRIAEVKANERRKVLEEILYALVVQKFMDANISLIPSITPDPSGRVDSWPSENGRLEQLHSVEAYEMIQNHLSLILGNRVGDSMTVAEISKLRVGQLYAASVMYGYFLRRVDQRFQLEKTVKFLPSAAEDNNVDQIVMGDTRHAGGEDTPQVMSHPEVSAWPGGDVSPGGFGYGIKPTRLRSYVMSFDNDTLQRYAAIRSKEVVSIIEKHTEALFGRPEIVITPDGAIDSSKDENIKISFGGLKRLVLEAVTFGSFLWDVESYVDSRYHFVLN; encoded by the exons ATGGACGCGACGACCACCGTGGTGCGATCGCCCTGCAAAGCGTCGATCCTCATCGGAAGACCCAGCATATTGGCGCCCAACGGCTGCAGCTTCGCCCGCTTTGATTCCAATTTTCGCTTCTCTTCTTCCGCTAAG CTATGCACTTCTGTTGCTATTCCCAAGCAAGGGCAACGGAGAGTGTGTGTTGGAAATAGAAGAGGCTTAGTAGTTAGAGCTGCATCGTCTCCGGAATCATCAGAGTCCGGTACCAAGATTGCTCCTCTTAAGCTGGAGTCCCCGGTTGGCCAGTTTCTCTCTGAGATTTTGATTAATCACCCGCATCTTGTCCCTGCTGCAGTAGACAAGCAGCTTGAGCAGCTCCAGACCGACCGCGATGCTGATGATCAGAAGGAAGCTCCTGCTGCTTCAGGCACTGATCTAGTTTTGTACAG GAGAATAGCGGAGGTAAAGGCTAATGAAAGGAGGAAGGTTCTGGAAGAGATCTTGTATGCGTTGGTGGTGCAGAAATTCATGGATGCCAATATTTCTCTGATTCCCTCCATCACCCCTGATCCATCTGGAAGAGTTGATTCATGGCCAAGTGAAAATGGAAGACTTGAGCAGCTTCACTCTGTTGAAGCATATGAGATGATCCAAAACCACTTGAGTCTCATTCTGGGTAACAGAGTAGGAGATTCAATGACTGTGGCTGAGATCAGTAAACTAAGGGTAGGGCAGCTCTATGCTGCATCAGTGATGTATGGTTACTTTCTTAGGCGAGTTGACCAAAGGTTCCAGCTGGAGAAGACAGTGAAATTTCTTCCAAGTGCCGCAGAGGATAATAATGTTGATCAAATTGTCATGGGCGATACAAGACATGCTGGTGGTGAGGACACTCCTCAAGTTATGTCTCATCCTGAAGTCTCTGCTTGGCCTGGTGGTGATGTCAGTCCTGGTGGATTTGGATATGGGATAAAGCCAACCAGGTTGCGTAGCTATGTGATGTCCTTTGACAATGATACACTACAGAGATATGCGGCAATAAGATCAAAAGAGGTTGTGAGCATCATCGAGAAACATACAGAGGCATTGTTTGGAAGACCTGAAATTGTTATAACACCCGATGGGGCAATTGATTCTTCAAAGGATGAAAACATCAAAATTAGCTTCGGTGGTTTAAAGAGACTTGTTCTAGAGGCTGTGACTTTTGGTTCTTTTCTCTGGGATGTTGAAAGCTATGTGGACTCGAGGTACCATTTTGTCTTAAATTAA
- the LOC112734279 gene encoding purple acid phosphatase 17, producing the protein MLSIGTIIAISLGFGVCWCCDNDVQRFAHPSKHEDGSVRFLVVGDWGRGGAYNQSQVAFQMGKAADKLEIDFVVSTGDNFYDDGLTSHHDPAFQQSFTNIYTAKSLQTQWYTVLGNHDYRGDAMAQLSPFLREVDSRWLCLRSFIVHSELVEIFFVDTTPFVQEYFTEPEGHTYDWRGINPPKSYISNLLKDLEQALSISTAKWKIVVGHHAISSVGHHGDTPELRKQLLPLLQANDVDFYMNGHDHCLEHISDTESPIQFLTSGAGSKAWRGDVKETHKRGVNFFYDGQGFMSVKLTQTDADIEFYDVYGKILHRFTSSKDLYSSM; encoded by the exons ATGTTGAGTATTGGAACAATAATAGCAATAAGCTTAGGCTTTGGGGTATGTTGGTGTTGTGATAATGATGTGCAGAGGTTTGCACATCCTTCGAAACATGAAGATGGGTCTGTAAGGTTCTTGGTGGTGGGTGACTGGGGAAGAGGAGGTGCTTACAACCAATCTCAAGTTGCTTTCCAGATGGGAAAGGCCGCAGACAAGCTTGAGATTGACTTTGTTGTGTCCACCGGCGACAATTTCTACGACGATGGACTCACCAGCCACCACGACCCTGCCTTCCAACAATCTTTCACTAATATCTACACAGCAAAGAGTCTCCAAACGCAATGGTATACCG TGCTGGGAAACCATGACTATAGGGGCGATGCAATGGCCCAGTTGAGCCCATTCCTGAGGGAGGTCGATAGTAGATGGCTTTGTTTAAGGTCTTTTATCGTACATTCAG AGTTAGTTGAGATTTTCTTTGTAGACACCACTCCATTCGTTCAAGAGTACTTCACTGAACCCGAGGGACACACCTATGATTGGCGGGGCATTAATCCACCAAAATCTTATATTTCCAACTTGCTCAAG GATCTGGAACAGGCATTAAGCATATCAACAGCAAAATGGAAAATTGTTGTTGGTCATCACGCAATCAGTAGTGTTGGACATCACGGTGATACTCCAGAACTTAGAAAGCAGCTTCTCCCACTTCTTCAG GCAAATGACGTTGACTTTTACATGAATGGACATGATCATTGTCTAGAACACATAAGTGATACAGAAAG CCCTATCCAATTCCTAACTAGCGGGGCAGGATCAAAGGCTTGGAGAGGAGACGTcaaagaaacacacaaaagagGCGTAAATTTCTTCTATGACGGACAAGGCTTCATGTCTGTCAAATTGACTCAGACAGATGCTGACATTGAGTTCTATGATGTTTATGGCAAGATTTTGCACAGATTTACTTCGTCAAAGGATTTATATTCTTCCATGTAA
- the LOC112736084 gene encoding protein DETOXIFICATION 16-like: MVNLLNFAIELISIMFVGHVSELALSSVSMATSFSSVTGIGLVMGMASALDTFCGQSYGAGLHGMLGVHVQKAMLVLIILCVPISIIWANTKFILILFGQDHEISTEAGKYAQLIIPYLFASSILQCQTRFLQTQNIGVPMMLSSGVATALHAALCWALVLKYDLGSRGAAISNCISYWVNVLILALYIKFSPKCSQTWTGFSVEAFHDIPSFLKLAIPSAVMVCLELWSFELMVLLSGRLPNPKLQTSVLSICVNTASTIWMIPFGLSGAISTRVSNELGAGNPWSARLAVRVVVVAAIIEGTLVAALMIMIRNVWGHVYSNNIQVVRQVGFMLPILAASNFLDGLQGVVSGIVRGCGWQKMGAFINLGSYYVVGVPSAIVLAFVLHLEVKGLWLGIICALVVQVLGLMIITVRIDWKKEVSTFFFLFGFSLKF, from the exons ATGGTGAATCTTCTTAATTTCGCCATTGAGCTTATTTCCATAATGTTTGTGGGTCATGTGAGCGAGTTGGCTCTCTCCAGTGTTTCCATGGccacctccttttcttctgtcacTGGCATTGGTTTAGTG ATGGGAATGGCAAGTGCCTTGGATACCTTTTGTGGCCAATCATATGGAGCAGGACTGCATGGCATGTTAGGTGTACACGTTCAGAAAGCCATGCTTGTTCTTATCATCTTATGCGTACCCATCTCTATTATTTGGGCAAACACAAAATTCATATTGATTTTATTTGGCCAAGATCACGAAATCTCCACAGAAGCAGGAAAATATGCTCAGTTAATCATTCCATACCTTTTTGCCTCTAGTATTCTTCAGTGTCAGACTAGATTTCTACAGACACAGAACATTGGAGTTCCAATGATGCTCAGCTCTGGAGTAGCTACTGCACTGCATGCTGCTTTGTGTTGGGCGTTAGTGTTAAAATATGACTTAGGGAGTAGAGGAGCTGCCATATCAAATTGTATATCGTATTGGGTGAATGTGTTGATACTTGCGTTATACATTAAGTTTTCTCCAAAATGTTCACAAACTTGGACGGGGTTTTCAGTGGAGGCATTCCATGACATTCCTTCTTTTTTGAAACTTGCTATTCCTTCTGCTGTTATGGTTTG CTTGGAACTGTGGTCGTTTGAATTGATGGTTCTCCTATCTGGTCGTCTTCCAAATCCAAAGTTGCAAACATCTGTGCTTTCTATTTG TGTGAATACAGCATCAACTATTTGGATGATTCCGTTTGGATTAAGTGGAGCTATAAG TACTCGTGTATCTAACGAACTTGGAGCTGGCAATCCTTGGTCTGCACGTTTAGCAGTGCGTGTAGTGGTAGTAGCAGCCATTATTGAGGGTACCCTGGTTGCAGCACTGATGATAATGATACGCAACGTTTGGGGCCATGTTTATAGTAACAACATACAAGTGGTTCGACAAGTGGGATTTATGCTGCCAATTCTTGCAGCATCCAATTTCTTGGATGGGCTGCAGGGTGTTGTCTCAGGAATTGTTAGAGGATGCGGTTGGCAAAAAATGGGTGCTTTTATTAACTTAGGGTCATATTATGTAGTTGGAGTTCCCTCAGCTATTGTGTTAGCTTTCGTCTTGCATCTTGAAGTAAAG GGACTTTGGCTTGGAATTATATGTGCCCTTGTTGTTCAAGTACTTGGTCTGATGATCATAACTGTTCGGATTGATTGGAAGAAAGAGGtgtctacttttttttttctttttggtttttctttgaaattttag